The genome window TGAAAACTACACCTGCTGGAATTATAAGACCAGCAGGACCCTTAGTCATTATGGCTAAGGAGGAAGAGGTAAACGCTAATATCAATATAAGTACACTCTTTTTTTTGTATGATTTGAGCCAAAGATAAAGCGAGAGGGTTATGAAAAAGGTAAAGGGCATTTCTGGTGAAGCATACCTCGCATTGGCAAAGAATTGGAACGAAGACAAAAGCACAAGTGCGGAAAGGAGGGATACCTTCACATCTTTTAACTGATCTTGAGCCAAAAAATAGGTGACCAAACCTGTAAGTATGCCGAGCGTAACATGAAAGAATCTGAGACCAAACTCATTGACTCCAAAAAGATAGTATCCTAAGGAGATCATCCAGTAGGTGAGGGGTGGTTTTTCAAGTCTTATACTTCCGTTATAGTAAGGCGTTAAGAAGTCACCGCTGTTTAGCATAATTTTCGATGCGTACGCATAAAAGGATTCATTTGGCATCCATACCTGAGGAAAACCGAGGTTCAGATAGTAAAGATATATGAGAAGGATTAAAAGAGCGTAGAGCATGGGGAAATTATATTATGGGAACATTATTACATCAACAAGGCTATCTTTATTTATTTCATATACACCTTCATAAACCACCATATAGGCATTCATGTTTACATAGGAAGTAAGCATGTGTGATTGAGTTTTGTGAGAGTATGAGCAGTAGGCTCTTTCTCCCTCAAACCACACGTAAGCCCTGACGAACTCTCGCCTTTCAGCATCTTTTCTGTGAAAGCTCTCCTTAAGCGTAGCTTTAAAGACATCAGGTATGTAGCGATGCCTTCCTGACATTTTCAAAATAGCGGGTCGGACAAGAAGATCAAAAGCCATACTGCAGGATACCGGATTACCGGGAAGACCAAAAAACAAGCCCTTTTCTCCGTAAGTACCAAAAAGGACAGGTTTCGCAGGTTTTATACGCACTTTATGAAACTTCACATCAATTCCACAATCCTTCACAAGATACTGGATGTAGTCTTTGCCTCCCATGGATACCCCGCCCGTGGTTATAAACACATCGTAGTTATGTATGCTTCTAAGAGCACTTGATATTTCCTCCTCGTTGTCCTTTACTATGCCCAAGTAATGTGCTTCTCCACCATCTCTTATGACTTGAGAAAGAAGTGTGTAGCTGTTGGAACTTCTTATCTGGGAAGGCTTATTTATAGTTTCGCCAACGTCCTTTATCTCGTCACCGGTTGCCAATATAGCAACTTTAGGTTTTCTGTAAACAAAGACGAGAGCTTTATTTACCGATGCCATTATACCAACTTCGTACGGTCTTATAAGTGTACCAGTTTGAAGAAGGATTTGACCCTCTTTTACCTCCTCTCCCTTCCTTCTTATATTGCTTCCGATTTTTAACGCACGTTTTATAAGCACATAATCGCCTTCCCTTTGGGTGAGTTCAAAGGGAATTACGCAGTCCGCACCATCAGGTAGGGGTGCTCCGGTAAATATTATTACAGCACTGCCCTTTTCTACTTTGAAATCTTTCTCGTCACCGGCAGATAATTCGCCTGCGATCCTCAATCTCACAGGTCTTTCTTCAGATGCTTCTTTTATATCTTCGTATCTTACTGCGTAACCGTCCATAGCGGAATTGTCAAAGGGTGGTTTATCCGTGTCGGCTAATATGTCTTCGGCCAATACCCTACCTATAGCTTGACTTAAAAAAACTCTTTCCGCGTCTATCAACTTTGTATGTTCAAGAATTATAGAAAGCGCTTCTTCGTATGCCAACAAACTCATTAAGCACCTCCTACGCAACAGAATATATACCCTCAAGAAAACCTTTCCATACGCTTGGCATCTTTTCAAGTTCCTCCCGCGCTATCTTCTTCACTTCATCCTGTAAACCTCTTATGTCTTTCCGCGTTCTTATCTTTACATCAAGTATCTGCGGTTGATTTATGGGTTTCCCTATTTGAGAGACTATATAGCAGTATGCTTCCTCTATGTCTTCCAGCTCTTTAATTACTCTCTGAGCTATTAGGTTGGCTACGGTGTTATATATCTTCCCAATGTGGGATATAGGATTTTTTCCTGCTGCAGCCTCAAGACTCATAGGTCTGTATGGAGTTATAAGACCATTGACTCTGTTACCTCTACCTACCTGTCCGTCATCTCCTTGCTCCGCGGAAGTACCTGTAACTGTTATATACACCGAATTGTTCTCCCTACTGTCCGCTGTGTTTATATAAACTTCTATCTCCCTACCAAGGAGACCCTCTACATACATTTTTACCTTCCTCCTTATCTCCTCCTTCTTTTCAAAATACTCATCTATGCTTTTTATATACTTGCTCACAAATGCCAAAGCGACGGTTAATCTTATCCTGCTTTCTACCCTAACTCCCATAACTTTTATGTCCTCCCCAACTTCAGGATGCTCCCTCTTGAGAGCTTCAGAATTGAGAAACCTTTCCGTTTCGTAAACGGCTCTCTCTAACTCATCAAAAGGTGCAAATCCTACGCCAAAGGATGTATCATTTGCCAAAGGTACTTCCCCACTTTTCTGAAATCTCTCAAAAAGTTCCACGAGATCTCTGGCACCGGGCTTTATCTTAGCGTAAACTTTAACATGTTTTTCCACGTCTATGTTTTTTATACTTTTGCTGAGCCATTCTTTTACCGTTTGCTTTACGAGATCCTCCGCATCAAGCTTTTTGTCATTCCTCTCAAGGATGGCTCTACCCACAAGGTATATCTCTATAGGCTCTATAACTTGACCACCTCCGAAGTGAGCATCGGCAACTCCTCCAACGAGTAAAGCTTTGTCCACATTGTGATGCATAACCGCTCCGAACTCTCTCAAATACCACTTACAGAGTTCCCTCGAAAGATTTTCGGCTAAATTGTCACATATAGTATCTGGATGACCTGTTCCTTTCCTTTCCACTATCTCAGCCGACTGCTCGTAAACAGGTGCAAAGGTCATAGGAGTAACTACTATCTGTGCCACTTGAGACCTCCTGAAAAAGTTTTAAATAGATTATAATCTACCTGCGTACAAAAGGATAATTCCTTAACATTGCTTTGAGCCTTTTACCTCTAACATCAAGCTCTACTTTCAGACCTTCCTCTCTGTATGGGATTTTTATAAAGCACAAAGCTATTCCTCTATCAAGGGTTGGTGAATAAGTTCCGCTACTGACAGTGCCTATATTTATGTCCGATACGTATATTCCGTATCCCTCTCTTGGGACACCTCTTTCTAAAAGCTCAAGCCCAAAAAGTTTACTTTTGATTTCCTTTTTCAGCATAGCTTCCCTTCCTACAAACTCTTTATGCATATACACGAACCTGTCGAGGTTTGCCTCAAAAGGTGTTATGTTCTCAGAAATTTCATGACCGTAAAGAGGAAGTCCAGCCTCAATCCTTAGCGTATCCCTTGCACCAAGACCGCATGGTTTGGCATACCTCAATAACTCTTTAAAAAGCTCTGTACCCTCCTTCAGACCTGCGTATATCTCAAAACCGTCCTCACCTGTGTAGCCTGTTCTTGAAACTACCATACCATCAAAGACCTTAAATCCGTAGTACCTTATATCCTGAACGGGGAAAAATTTAGACAGCACATTCACGCTATCTTTTCCTTGAATGGCTATCTGCACCGTGCTGTCAGATATATCCTCTACTGAGTGATGTTTAAAGAGCCAGCTTACTACCTTGTGCCTATTTGATGCATTCACACACAACATAAAACTTTCCTCGTTGAACATGTACACGGTTATATCGTCAATTACACCTCCTTCCGGATTTGTTAACATACTGTACTGGACTTTGCCCGGACTAAGCTTTTTTATGTCGTTGGTGGTAAGATACTGGAGACTGTCCGCAGATGATGGACCTTTCATCAAGATTCTTCCCATGTGAGATATATCAAACACACCGCAGGATCTTCTTACCGCCATTACTTCTTCCTTTATGGAAGAGTAAAATAGAGGCATCTCCCATCCTGCAAACTCAAACATCTTAGCTTTTAGCTCTCTGTGAAGTTCGTAAAGGGGTGTTTTCATACAAACATTGTAAAATGTTTCCCTATGCTCGGCAAATACGTCCTTTTTCTATACGTCAAACTTTTCCTGATAGTAAATGCCATACTTCTGGGTATAGTTTCCTCTTACGCTCTTATGGAACTTCTCTTTCTCTTCAAGCAGAAAAGTGCTGATATAGCTTTCTCCTATCTTGCCAATTTACTGCCATTATCCTTCCTTTACCTTTCACCTTTCAGTAGCGTAATTGCCATGATGATCCTATTAAGGTACGTATTTTTGAGAAAAATAGATCTGATAGTTCAAAGCTTTGGGATATCACCGCTGAAATTTTTCCTTAATATAGTACTTTTTTTAGTATTTGTGAGTTTCTTTAATTTTTTTATGAACTTTAATACATATGCTGAAAACAATAAAAACCTCTACAGTATAGAAAAGAGATTTAAAAAAAGACAGGAGATTGAAGATCTTATAATGAGAAATGCATGGTTCTTCAAAGAAGAAAATGATGAAAGAATCTACATAAATTTTCAGTTTGTTGATATAAAAGGTGGTAAAGTTGCGGGAGTATTTTTGGTAAGAGGTAGAGAAAATAATATATTGGAAATAGTCCAAGCTGATAGAGGTTTGTGGAAGGGTGATACCATACTTTTACCTTTTGCAAAAGTTTGGAATTTTAAAGAAGGTAACACAACAGCTAAGTATATGGCTATTAAGCTCTTTGATATAAAAAATGCACAACCTATAGGGGAAAGGGTGGAACATGTGTCACTGAATCAACTTATATTCCTTTACTTTCTGGGTAAAAGCATAGGCTTAAACTACAACTTATACATGTCGGAGATAATAAGGAGGTTTCTATCTTCTTTTACATCAGTACCGATAGGTATTATCGTTATGTCTTACACTATAAAGAGAAGAAATATACTCGCTGGGCTTTTGAGTTTCGTACCTGCTTTCTTTTTTTACTGGATGAGTTTCGTACTGACAAGGCTTTTCTCGGAAAGCATGTCTCTAAGTCCAATTTACGGGTTAATTGCCTTCGCTCCGCTCTTTTTCTTTTCCTTAAAAGGACTTTACTATCTGGGAAAAGGTTTTAGGGTCTAAGCTCGCACCACCTACAAGTAAACCATCCACATCTGGCATCTTCATAAACTCACCTGCGTTATGTACATTTACGCTGCCACCATAAACAACTCGCGTCATGCCTTGATAGTTCTTGTTTAGATCCTCAAGGACGTTTTTTATAAACCTGTGAACTGCCTGAGCATCTTCAGGGGTTGCGGGATTTCCACTTCCTATTGCCCAAACAGGTTCGTAAGCTATGTCTATCATATCCGTATAATTTTCCAAAGAAGACAGAGCTATCCTTATTTGGGTTTCAATCACTTTATATGTGAGTCCCGCTTCCCTTTCATCCAGTCTCTCCCCTACGCAAAGTATAGGTCTCAAACCACCATCAAGACAAGCCACTAATTTTTTATTCACCGCCTCATCATCTTCTCCAAAGATCCACCTTCTCTCCGAGTGACCAACAATAACGTAAGAAACACCTAAATCTTTCAGCATACTCACCGATATCTCACCTGTAAAAGCACCCTTTTGCTCATAATAAACATTCTGGGCTCCAAGCTTCACATTCGTGCCCTTTAACATCTCCGAAGCTATACACAGAGATGTATAAGGCACACAAAGAAGTATTTCTCTGTCCTTCACATCTTCGATAAGCGGTAGAAACTTAATGATGTATTCTTTTGTCTGCGAAGGTGTAATATTCATTTTCCAGTTGGCGGATATAAGCTTCATCTTTATTAAGTTTAACTTATAGCGCAACTATGTGTCAACTTGACTGTATTTTACCAATGATGTAGTATTTTCCTTAGGAATGCTTTATATTGAAGACAGCAAAAACTTAAAAGTTTATGCGGTTTTAGAAAATGTAGTAGAGATAGAAACTGGGCGTCTTCACGGACAAAGGCTCGTTTCAAGGATAGTTTATGGTAACGAAGAGGGTAGTTTTGCAGAAATTGCCAACAGGGATTTGAAAATGAAGATAGAAATTGCCGTTTTGGAAACGGTACGCTCCATGAACAAAAGAGATGTGATCTTCGTTAACCTCCCTATCTCTCTCAACATAGAGAGCCTTCCACTTTATGGGAATAATCTTGTGGTTAATCTCCCTATGGGTATGGGACTTAAGAATCTATACATATACAGAAGCAGGATAAAAAAGTGTGGCTTAGGAGTTGCACTGGATGATTTTACCACCATAGGATATGAACTCAAGGAGATCATGTTTGGAGCCTTTGATTATGTCTTTTTTAGCGACGATTTTTACATTAAAGCTAATAAAGATGATTTAAAAAGAGCTGTTGAGCTTGTAAAGTATTACGGATCAAAAGTATGCTTTAAGAAAATAGATACGGTACAGAAGTTAGATCTTGCCTCAAGAATGGGCGCACAGCTTGGACATGGATATTTATTTGGATATGAGCAGATAAAGGCTCAGTTATGAGAAAAATGATTATACTTTTTTTATTTTTTACACTATCATGTGCACAAATAGTGGTTTTAACTGATCCATTAACTGCGCAGGAGCATCTAAATCTGGGATATATCTATGAAAGAAAAGGAGAGCTAAAACTTGCAAAA of Hydrogenobacter sp. contains these proteins:
- the glp gene encoding gephyrin-like molybdotransferase Glp, translated to MSLLAYEEALSIILEHTKLIDAERVFLSQAIGRVLAEDILADTDKPPFDNSAMDGYAVRYEDIKEASEERPVRLRIAGELSAGDEKDFKVEKGSAVIIFTGAPLPDGADCVIPFELTQREGDYVLIKRALKIGSNIRRKGEEVKEGQILLQTGTLIRPYEVGIMASVNKALVFVYRKPKVAILATGDEIKDVGETINKPSQIRSSNSYTLLSQVIRDGGEAHYLGIVKDNEEEISSALRSIHNYDVFITTGGVSMGGKDYIQYLVKDCGIDVKFHKVRIKPAKPVLFGTYGEKGLFFGLPGNPVSCSMAFDLLVRPAILKMSGRHRYIPDVFKATLKESFHRKDAERREFVRAYVWFEGERAYCSYSHKTQSHMLTSYVNMNAYMVVYEGVYEINKDSLVDVIMFP
- the tpiA gene encoding triose-phosphate isomerase; amino-acid sequence: MKLISANWKMNITPSQTKEYIIKFLPLIEDVKDREILLCVPYTSLCIASEMLKGTNVKLGAQNVYYEQKGAFTGEISVSMLKDLGVSYVIVGHSERRWIFGEDDEAVNKKLVACLDGGLRPILCVGERLDEREAGLTYKVIETQIRIALSSLENYTDMIDIAYEPVWAIGSGNPATPEDAQAVHRFIKNVLEDLNKNYQGMTRVVYGGSVNVHNAGEFMKMPDVDGLLVGGASLDPKTFSQIVKSF
- a CDS encoding LptF/LptG family permease, translated to MLGKYVLFLYVKLFLIVNAILLGIVSSYALMELLFLFKQKSADIAFSYLANLLPLSFLYLSPFSSVIAMMILLRYVFLRKIDLIVQSFGISPLKFFLNIVLFLVFVSFFNFFMNFNTYAENNKNLYSIEKRFKKRQEIEDLIMRNAWFFKEENDERIYINFQFVDIKGGKVAGVFLVRGRENNILEIVQADRGLWKGDTILLPFAKVWNFKEGNTTAKYMAIKLFDIKNAQPIGERVEHVSLNQLIFLYFLGKSIGLNYNLYMSEIIRRFLSSFTSVPIGIIVMSYTIKRRNILAGLLSFVPAFFFYWMSFVLTRLFSESMSLSPIYGLIAFAPLFFFSLKGLYYLGKGFRV
- a CDS encoding methionine adenosyltransferase is translated as MAQIVVTPMTFAPVYEQSAEIVERKGTGHPDTICDNLAENLSRELCKWYLREFGAVMHHNVDKALLVGGVADAHFGGGQVIEPIEIYLVGRAILERNDKKLDAEDLVKQTVKEWLSKSIKNIDVEKHVKVYAKIKPGARDLVELFERFQKSGEVPLANDTSFGVGFAPFDELERAVYETERFLNSEALKREHPEVGEDIKVMGVRVESRIRLTVALAFVSKYIKSIDEYFEKKEEIRRKVKMYVEGLLGREIEVYINTADSRENNSVYITVTGTSAEQGDDGQVGRGNRVNGLITPYRPMSLEAAAGKNPISHIGKIYNTVANLIAQRVIKELEDIEEAYCYIVSQIGKPINQPQILDVKIRTRKDIRGLQDEVKKIAREELEKMPSVWKGFLEGIYSVA
- the gcvT gene encoding glycine cleavage system aminomethyltransferase GcvT; the encoded protein is MKTPLYELHRELKAKMFEFAGWEMPLFYSSIKEEVMAVRRSCGVFDISHMGRILMKGPSSADSLQYLTTNDIKKLSPGKVQYSMLTNPEGGVIDDITVYMFNEESFMLCVNASNRHKVVSWLFKHHSVEDISDSTVQIAIQGKDSVNVLSKFFPVQDIRYYGFKVFDGMVVSRTGYTGEDGFEIYAGLKEGTELFKELLRYAKPCGLGARDTLRIEAGLPLYGHEISENITPFEANLDRFVYMHKEFVGREAMLKKEIKSKLFGLELLERGVPREGYGIYVSDINIGTVSSGTYSPTLDRGIALCFIKIPYREEGLKVELDVRGKRLKAMLRNYPFVRR
- a CDS encoding diguanylate phosphodiesterase, with protein sequence MLYIEDSKNLKVYAVLENVVEIETGRLHGQRLVSRIVYGNEEGSFAEIANRDLKMKIEIAVLETVRSMNKRDVIFVNLPISLNIESLPLYGNNLVVNLPMGMGLKNLYIYRSRIKKCGLGVALDDFTTIGYELKEIMFGAFDYVFFSDDFYIKANKDDLKRAVELVKYYGSKVCFKKIDTVQKLDLASRMGAQLGHGYLFGYEQIKAQL